One stretch of Hydrogenovibrio kuenenii DSM 12350 DNA includes these proteins:
- the fliG gene encoding flagellar motor switch protein FliG, whose protein sequence is MAKSNIEEVEEKELTGLEKASILLLALGKDTASKVLAHLNPREVQQIGTAMTGVSDVSHSDIHYVMHDFMSELGEDALGVNPTEYAQSLMVDALGEGGGGLMDAAMLGDQIKGLEALKWMHPSTISNMLRNEHPQVTAIVLSYFEPDLSAEILRGLPERFQSEIVYRIATLTTIQPRALFDLNDVIQNASSDGEGGKLATIGGEKKAAEILNFVGGGVDSRVLDDIAVEHEDVSKAIQDKMFVFEDISGIEPRGVQTILAEVPNDVLKVALKGADQDMIDLFLGNMSKRQAEMLREELEMSGPVKLSDVEDAQRSIIQTVRRLADEDKIVMPGGGEEFV, encoded by the coding sequence ATGGCTAAATCAAATATTGAAGAGGTCGAAGAAAAAGAATTAACAGGTTTAGAGAAGGCCTCTATTCTTTTGTTGGCGCTTGGCAAGGATACAGCATCAAAAGTATTGGCCCATTTGAACCCTAGAGAAGTTCAGCAAATTGGTACGGCAATGACTGGAGTTTCTGATGTTTCTCATAGTGACATTCATTATGTTATGCATGACTTCATGTCTGAGTTGGGTGAAGATGCACTTGGTGTGAACCCAACTGAATATGCGCAATCGCTTATGGTTGATGCTCTCGGTGAAGGTGGTGGTGGTTTGATGGATGCCGCCATGTTGGGCGATCAGATTAAGGGTCTAGAAGCTTTGAAATGGATGCACCCTTCAACTATTTCGAATATGCTTCGTAATGAGCATCCTCAGGTTACAGCCATTGTTTTGTCTTACTTTGAACCGGATTTATCAGCGGAAATTTTGAGAGGGCTTCCTGAGCGCTTTCAATCTGAAATCGTTTATCGTATTGCAACATTGACAACAATTCAGCCGAGAGCGTTATTTGATTTGAATGATGTTATTCAAAACGCTTCAAGTGATGGTGAAGGTGGCAAATTAGCCACAATTGGTGGTGAGAAAAAAGCTGCCGAAATCCTTAACTTTGTTGGTGGCGGTGTTGATTCTCGTGTATTGGATGATATTGCTGTTGAACATGAAGATGTTAGTAAGGCGATTCAAGATAAAATGTTTGTCTTTGAAGATATCAGTGGTATTGAACCCCGTGGTGTTCAGACTATCTTGGCAGAAGTTCCAAATGATGTGCTGAAAGTCGCTCTGAAGGGAGCTGATCAGGATATGATCGATCTATTCTTAGGTAATATGTCTAAACGACAAGCAGAGATGCTCAGAGAAGAATTAGAGATGAGTGGCCCAGTCAAACTCAGCGATGTGGAAGATGCGCAAAGATCTATTATTCAAACGGTCAGACGTCTTGCAGATGAAGATAAGATTGTTATGCCTGGCGGTGGTGAGGAGTTTGTGTAA